AGGGAAAGATGAACAAATAATGTAGGACAGCAACCACCAAAACAACCATCACAAACATGGTTCCCATCATTAACAGGAAGAGAAAGGgcaaataataattttttaaatagtaGAAATTTTAATCATGTCATcatcttccttccccccaccTTTGTATACATTCAACAGTTAATACATTTCATATGCATATAGTTCGTACCCATGTAAATCGCGCATGTactttacatatatatgtataatatgaaaatacatataaataatatgtacatgtgcagtAATTCATATTTACGATAATATGTACTTCGGCGACATGCATATAGAATACACGAAGGAAATAATatgtattaaaataaatgaacgtATAGGAGGGAGTAATATGCAGCAGAAGCATAAACTTAGAGGGGGCATCACTGAGTATTGCACGGAGCATTACACAGTAGTTTATGGGAGGAGTGTATGCGTGGAGTAATattgtacatacgtacatatatgtatgtatatatatatatatattattttataatcACCTAATATAAATGTGCATGAACAATGAATGAAACTCCAGGTGATGTATATCAATCCTGGAATAAGTGCGGAGTAATTTGTACATGTTGTGCTCAGGGGAATAAGCAGCAGGTGCAGGATGATCTACAGAGAATATTACTAAAACATGGGGGTCCCCAGGAACATAGGGATAGGATTCTATACGCTTGGTGTGAGGTAAAAGGAATGAGTGCAGTACGCCAGGAAGGGAAAGTGAGTAAGTTGGACGAATATTGCAGTTATTTCTATTATTGGTTAGGGGAGAAGTGGATGAAAGAAGTAAAGCAACGCAAAGCAACATGGGagaatataaataaaatatacgaACTCCTACAGAGTAAGCTGCCCTTCGGGCGGAACTGTAACCCCCTATATAAGGACATTACCGAGGAATATTTCGGTCcaatgaaaatattatttgatTACCTAGGCAATTACGACAGAATAAAAAGTGGGGTAGATAacgaatgtaaaaaaatatataaggaagaatgtaaaaatagCTGTGATAATAGAGGgtgtaaggaaaaagtgtGCAAGGAAGTTGTGGATGAGGTTTTAAAAGCATATAAGAAAATGGATGAGCATTGTTATATTACTAATGATGATTATGAAGAAGGTCattattgcaaaaaattcCGTGATGTGTTAGAGTGTGATGTTATTTCTAAACTGAAGGAAATAATTGTAAAATTGGGAATGAACTTGGAAGAACTGAAGGAAGGATTAAGTGCGTGTAAAATTGCAGATCCTTCATCGGATTCTGTCgacgaaggagaaaaggagacCTTcgaggaaaatgaagaagaggaggggGAGACTGAATTAGGAACAACGGAGGAAACTGCTAAACAATTGCTATCCACCAACGTGGGAGAACAGGGAATACAAGGTAAGACAGGTCATGCAGTAGGTAAGGACAAAGGGAGGGTAGGTACCATTGGTTAAAGGTGTTATTATAAGGAGGggccaaggggaaaaacacatGCAGAAggaaacacacacatacccAAATGGTACAACCAGAAATATATGTATCCCAAATTTATAGCATACATGTGCATTACTATTACTATaaatgcaaaagaaaaaaagggaaagaaggcaATATTCTGAAATTGAATATGCATCCTCCGTGCAGAGAGTGCTATGCGTGCTCCCAGCATATTGGACTATGTTGGAAGTTGatactttttctcttcttttattccttcatttcATAGGTTTAGTTGGTCCTGAACGTGATGCAGGTCCAGGAGGTCGAATGGGTGAATCAGGTGAGGCAATTGCAGGAGGTAAGTATGTGTAGAATTTAGTTacatatgaagaaaatgtagcTTTAGTAGTTAAAAGAACTATGCCAGGTAGGAGAGTAAAATATCTCGCGTGGGTGTAGGGCAGGTGACTCACAGGGAACAACCTTActaaggaaggagaaagaaggttcaaatgaaagaaaaaggcacaCCTACAAAGGAAAGGCGGAAAAAGCACCTCCACCCTCATGGGTACCTCCAATAATAATGTGCATCTCAAACAAAGATGTGAGCACACCACACCaatgttgtttttcctcctttccgCTTTTTTTAGCTAactgatattttttccttctttgtacttattaattttatttaggTGATATTCCTCAAGTTACCTCCGAGGATGATGGAGTGAACCATATTTCTGGTGAAGAAGGGCATTCTGGTTCACACATTCCAGCAGAAACAGAGAATTTTCAGAAGGAAGACGAAgacgaagacgaagaagaagaagaagttcttCCTTCCATCAGTACTTCTCATACTTCTAGCAGCAGTTCTTCCTCTAGCAGTAGTAGCAGTTCTTCTCTCATTGTTCAGAACATCGCGGATGGTACAAGAGGTGGAACAGGATCAGTAGGATCAGCAGAACCGGTGCAGACAGAGCAACTGTCACAGAAAGGAGGGAGTACTCAAAGAGTCACGAAGAGTTTGGAGCTCCCGCAGGCTGCACACTCCTCCGGGGATTCATTCTCCCATTCCACACTCCCGGGGGAAGTGCCCTTATCAGGGATCAGACCTGGAGGAGAGGGGATTCATTCCTCTTCCACCCTAGAAACAGAAGGGGCCACCCTTACTGGATCCACGAATGCTTACATACCCATTCCAGCTTCTGTTGGTGGTGGACTTGCCACAGTAGGTCTACCAGCCCTTGTTTATGCTTTATATAAGGTAACGAAAAACAGCACAGCGAAACAGAACAACAGTTGTAAAGACCACCCTAATAcaccccttccttttcttttattttttcccttccacctctcactttttttttttttttttttttttttttcagtataccAATTTATTCTCCGGAATACGTGGTACATACTCCGGTAGAAGCAGCAGAAAGACAATATCCTTTCGACAAGACTTAAACACATTCTCAGGCGATTCTTACACAGAATATGATTCAACCATAGGTGGGGAATCGTCCACCCTAGGTGGTAGTGGTGGATCGTCCACCGATGTTTCGACCATCTATGATGATGAAGGACAACGACCAAGCGGAAGAACACGGGCAACAAATAATAGAAGATCAGGAAATATACGTTACTATGCCACGTAATATTCCTtcactcttttcttctttctttttctttttttctttattttctttttcctttcttttttctttattttccttctctttccttctctttcctttccttctctttcctttccttctctttccttctcttttttctttcttttttttctttttgttctctGGTAAGAGGCGGGCTGCGAAATTCGCCAGTTCGTGAGCGCGAATAAAATTGCGGAGCTGTTATTCCCAAAGAAGAGATGGTGATATGCACGAGGTTGGAAAATTACACCCACGCGCGGCTATGTGTCTTATGTGCGCCTTTGGGGATTTGGAGGGGATAGTGGTTCCTTGGGCTCGGTTCTACTCGTGTGCCGAAATGGAAGCCTCAAGTTTGTCCATACGTtcgtatatttttcccctcttttttttttttcaccaagCCACCTTGCACTACCTTTCCTGCACACATTTTCCCGCAGTAAAATATGACTCTTCggatatttcatttttcctttaatcTCCGCCCGCCTCGTGGTACATATTCTCCGGCGTCCTGGGAACCGATGGGAACGCCTACTCTTACCTCTCATACTATTTTGATTCCTCCCACATTATGGTTTAATTTAAAACGTTCAACTCATCGGGAGTGTACCTCGCCAATTCACTCGATCTGtgttttgttattttttattttatttatttatttttttttttttttcccgcggACATTTTTGAGGCATTCCCCACCTGGGTGGATAGGAACGAAATGCAGCggagatgaagaaaattagtTTTGCGAGGACACGGAGAAAGAAGAACCTGCAGGCCCCAGACAAATGATGTGCCAGCGCAGACTTTACATTCGAtcgggaaaatgaaaatcgTTTCGATCATCTTAACCCTGttacttttattctttatcaatttatttttcgtaAAGTCCATATACAAAAATGAGCAGAGCTACAATGTACCGCTCAATGTTTTATTCAGTAAGGGAAAGAACATCAGGAAGAGGTTATGCaatgaatgtttttttaaaaatgaagtaaacCTGATATACAATAGTTGCCGTGCTTTGGAGAGAGTAAACTACCATAAGTTTAATCGtagcaaaattttttattttgtaaaagaaTCTCCAAAATTTCTGAAGAGATATGTTAGCTTGAGGTCGGTGTCCAAAATTTCAGACATTCTATCGGTTCGTTCTTTGACTACCTTTCTTTCGGAAAGAGCATCTCTGTTGACTAACTCTTTTTATCTGTTGGAGGGTACCTACATAaagaataatattttacgcgGCTTGGTTGGTTTCTTCGGGACTCTCGTGTTGCGCTTCCTGGGTGAGTTCCTCCTCGTGTGAAAAGCACATGTACGGTGCACCTCTACTTTGACTGTAAAAGTACGACATTCACAGTTCAGTACGAATTTTACGTTACCCCCTTTTAATCTCCATGTGATCGTCTCTGTTCCACCCTGCAGTTGTGTACCTCGTCCAACTAGCCGCATCCTTCCTCCTGTTCCACTACGTTAACATCGTTTCGCAGAAGACGCAGGCCTACATTTTAGAAGTGAGTGGGTCCAACTACTTCTCGAGGATAATTGGCTTCTTCCAACTGAACCTTGtgaattattatttaaatGTGGCAGGTGAGTTTGTTCAAGCAATACTCATACGAGTACTCTTCAACCAGTATGAAGGACACCTCATCAAGACAATCATATACAATAGCTCCGACTACTATATAAACACCAGGCTCACAAATAAGTATCAACTCCTCTACCAGTGCACAAAGAAATTCGTTCTCACACGTATCAACAAGCTGAGTCTATTTACCTTCAATTACATGCGCTACTTCGTGTTGactaatttgttctttaaaATTTCCGGTGGCACGTAAGTGGGCATGCTAAATGTGTCGATGTAAACATAGCACTTTAGgcagctgaaaaaaaaattggctgCCACTGAAGTTGCTACCTTGGCTTGACCATCACCACTATCGTGGCCACGACCATCACCGTGAACACCATGACCGTGAACACCATGACTGTGAACGCCATCACCGTGACCACCTTGACCACCCTTCTCCCTGCAGGTACAACAAATTTTCGCCGAGCGACGTGAAGATGCCGGGTGTCTACTCCAACCCGAAAAAGAGCCTAAACAAAGACATGAAGTATGCcacgaaaagggaaatagAAGTTCTAAGGAGATTCTGCAAGGAAACGGGATGCCACACATGTGGAGTCAGTTGCCACGACAGGTTCATAGGGGACCACCAACCACCTGTACAAGTTATTAAGGACATGAttcaatattacaaaaaaaggaagttccTCCGAGCTATactcaaattttttaaattatatgaCACCAAGCAGAGATTATATCCCCAGTGTATTCGGTGTTCACAGTTACAGTCTGCTTCTGTGAGGTGCAAAAAACAGCGGCTCATTCCTCACTACAATACCATTAGGCTTTTCCAtgtttcttctatttttcaCTTGGCACTGAAGATGCTTCTCCTTACCCAGTGGAATAAGATAGTCTTTTGGGATGGAGACAATATACGCTGAGGAATATTTTTGACAGATCAAAAAACTTGCAGTATATAGCCCCCTCTCCCCGGCGGATCAAATATACTGCAAGTTGTTTGATCTGTCAAATGAATGAAATTTATATGTCCATGCTACACTCACTGCACTGTTGTACTAACGGGAGAAGtagcggaagaaaaaaaaaataagaatgatCTCGCTTGTGGGATTCCCCTTATATTAGGAGCTCTTTCGTTAGCACAATATATCCGTTGTATCTAGTGCGCACGTGTATGTTCACGAATGAGGTTACTTCAAATGGTGATCTGAACCATGGGTAGGCACTCCTTCATCGatgccttcctttcttctcctgTCTGCTTCTTCCCtcgtggaatttttttttttttttttctcacgtTACGTCTTTATCTATTCCCCCATATGTACTCTTTTTAAAtctccattttgttaatgCTAATTTGTATATCCTTCGTTTGAATTAACTGAGCGCGCTTGCCGCGTTAATCCAGGCGTGCCACCCCGTATGACACTTCGGCATGCTTACCTGCACGAGTAGGAATAGGGGAGTCTTTCGTTCAATGCACACCCTACCTTTATAGTTACACCCATTTCGGAAGCGGTCGCTATTGTTATTTGCTTGTGTAGCATTTGACGCGGttcccactttttctttttttttttttttttttttttctacactcCTTTGTTGTAGAACATTGTGAAGGGGGATTTTGCCCTGGTAGACCTCAAGAAGGGGAGGTTACTTGGACGCCCTTTTGCCTTTACATAGTTACCTCCTAAATGGGTCAACGCTCAGACGGGCTCACGCCCCTCTCCCCCTCTACGTGACACCCCAATGGTGAAGTCGAATTAGCACCTGTTTTGTTCATCATCTTTTTGGAGGCACCTAGTCGGAGCAACAATTAAAACGTATGCACTTCATGAAAAGGGCTTCCTGCgccttcacaaaaaaaaaaaaaaaaaaaaaaaaaaaaaaaattatagcaTTAATAGCATGGCTTTACGTTAGGCAGTTATTCCATTCGCCTTTTTTGCATAGGGGTGCACATCCATTGGAAGCGttcacatatgtatgtacatttcGCAGCACGCTCCTCCCCTCATGGGAAGATGCACACATTCTTATCACCCTCTCCGAGGATTTACACCCTTTTTGGGTGTTCAGCTTTGCTCCGGTGGTAAACTCCGTTCATATAATAATCAATgcttttgtgtttttttttttttttttttttcttttttttttcttttcccattgTTCAGCTAACCATTTGACCCACGTAGCATAGCAAAGTCGTtgacttccttttttttctttcttttttttttttttttttttttgtgaaggcGGAGGAGGAATGTGAAGCTATGTTACTCTTGTGCATCTTCTCTGGGAAGATGCGTCGATGAGAGGTTTCGCAAACGTagcctacatatatatatatgtttatgcGCATGGGCCTTTTGTAGAGAGTTGGCGCTTGCGTGAAGGCTCCCCTCCCCGGGAGtgctcttcccctttttttttttttttttttttttggccccttccattttgttactTCCCGAACAGAGCCAATCGAATGAACGGACAAGTTAGGGGTTCCTCACGCTGAGCTCTTGCATCTGTATATAGAAGTCGTTTCTTGGCAAATGAGTTGCCTGCATTGATCGCCTTGATCTTCCACATGCATAAATACCGAAACGTGTAGCACGACACAGTAGCAGCGTCAGAGGGGTAACACATCCACCACCAGATTTCATAGACGCTTCTCCACACGTAACCAAGTCAGGATGAGGAAAATCTTTCACTCAAATAAGTTGATCAAGGAGAATGGAGATATGCTTAGACGGAGATTCCACGTGGGTGGATACTCGAACAGCGACAATTTCAACCCCAGCATGGCTTCGTACATTGAGGGCGCCTACCGGATATGGCGGCAAGACAGGTAAGTAGTGAAATATCTATTCCGCCAAGGGATGATAGGACTTCGCATGGCTGTACAGTGACGCGGCTAAATTAACCGAGTTAATACCCCTCACCACCAATTGAACCCCTCAAATCCTTTGTTAATCCCGTTAacttcaccccccccctgtaGGAACTCTCTCCACAAGTCGTGGGACCACTACTTCGCGGAGATGTCGGAAGAAGCAGGGCCCCTTGGGATCACCTCCCCTCGTGTACTGATGACCAAGGATGAAGCAGAGAGGGATATTCGAAGCAGAATGGGAGGCACGGAATTTCCCAAGCAAAGAAGTAACAATATCAGGATTACATACGTGAACAATGAGATGCTCGATAAAGGGAGGATGGGAAATATCTACGACATTGCCCGTATAGTACAGCTTATCAGGTGGTACCAGAAGAAGGGCCATTTGTATGCAAACATAAACCCATTACCGTTACCCAATACACCTCCATACAGTAGTGTGGTGAATGAAAcagataagaaaaaaatgacatactCCGATTTTGGTTTCACCAAGGATGATTTGGATGCAGAATTCTCCTTCGATTTGCCATCCATTACTGGTTTTTCTAGtgacaaaaaagaaacaagcACATTGAGAAGTTTAATAGACAGACTAGAAGAAACGTACTGTGGTACAATCGGGTTCGaatacatgcacataacGGATGAGAATATAGT
This DNA window, taken from Plasmodium knowlesi strain H genome assembly, chromosome: 13, encodes the following:
- a CDS encoding KIR protein; this translates as MNETPGDVYQSWNKCGVICTCCAQGNKQQVQDDLQRILLKHGGPQEHRDRILYAWCEVKGMSAVRQEGKVSKLDEYCSYFYYWLGEKWMKEVKQRKATWENINKIYELLQSKLPFGRNCNPLYKDITEEYFGPMKILFDYLGNYDRIKSGVDNECKKIYKEECKNSCDNRGCKEKVCKEVVDEVLKAYKKMDEHCYITNDDYEEGHYCKKFRDVLECDVISKLKEIIVKLGMNLEELKEGLSACKIADPSSDSVDEGEKETFEENEEEEGETELGTTEETAKQLLSTNVGEQGIQGLVGPERDAGPGGRMGESGEAIAGGDIPQVTSEDDGVNHISGEEGHSGSHIPAETENFQKEDEDEDEEEEEVLPSISTSHTSSSSSSSSSSSSSSLIVQNIADGTRGGTGSVGSAEPVQTEQLSQKGGSTQRVTKSLELPQAAHSSGDSFSHSTLPGEVPLSGIRPGGEGIHSSSTLETEGATLTGSTNAYIPIPASVGGGLATVGLPALVYALYKYTNLFSGIRGTYSGRSSRKTISFRQDLNTFSGDSYTEYDSTIGGESSTLGGSGGSSTDVSTIYDDEGQRPSGRTRATNNRRSGNIRYYAT